A window of Candidatus Nitrospira allomarina genomic DNA:
AGCCGAGATGTTTGTGGTTGAGAATTCGTTGGGTTTTAACCAGCTCTTCATAAAATTCCGGCAATGGCAAGCGGGTAGGGAGCACCGCATGTTGGATGTCGTAAAGCCGGTAATCCCGCGTCTGAACTCTTCGAGATTCCTGGTGCCACGTCTCCGTCCCGGGATAGGGTGTGTTGACACTTATATTGACAACCTCCGGGACCTCCAAACACCATTGACGTACGGTTTTAAATCGATCCTTATCCCAGGTGGGATCGGCAATGATGTTAATGGCCACGGTGATACCCAGAGAGCGGGCAAATTCCAGGGCTTCAAAATTTTTGCCAAGTGAGATGCGTTTTCGATGTTGGATCAATCCATCCTGATCTATGGCCTCCAGCCCTATAAACATATATTTCATTCCCAGTTCTTTCCACAGGCGGAAGACTTCTTTATTTCTCAACAGGACATCCCCACGGGTTTCCAGATAATAGGACTTTTTAATACCCCGGCGGGCTATTGCTTCACCAATGGCCATGCCATGCTCTGCCTGAATGAAGGCCACATCATCCACCAAAAACACTCCAGGTTCACGAATGCCCGCCAGATCTTCCACGACCACCTCAGGACTAATTGGACGATAACTTCGGCCATAAAATGTCCAGGCACTACAAAATGAACAATCCCAGGGGCATCCGCGAGTTAATTCAATGGATGCGCATGGGTCCAATACACCAAGAAAATATTGGCTCCGGTGACGAAGTAAATGCCTGGCCGGCCTCACCTCATCCAGAGACTTGACGAATTCAGGAGGGGGTCCCTCGGCTTCTCGTGTGACCACACCGGGAAGCCGGTGAACATTGGAGCGGTCATGTTGAATTGCATTAAGCAGTGGCCCGATTACCGGTTCGCCTTCCCCTTTGACAATGGCATCGATAGCTCCGTCTGCATGCTCCAGAACCTCTCTGGCGACAAAGGACAGGCTGTGTCCCCCGGCCACGATAACAATATTGGCAAACGAGGCCTTGGTCATTTTGGCGAGATCGATGATCTCGGGAACATTCGGCAAATAATTACAAGAGAGCGCCACGACATCGGGGCACCATTCTTTCAATATTCTGAAAAAATCCCGGTGTGTTTCCACCTGCAAATCGATGAGCCGCACGTCATGACCGGCCTGTCTGGCTGCTCCCGCGACCAGTTCCAATCCCAAGGGCTCCAAACGCAGAAAAATTTTGGTATACATCAACGGACCGGGATGAACGGCGAGAATTTTCAAGATAACCCTCCTTCACATTTACTCTGTGACCACGATTTCGATTCTTTTTGCATGGGTTGCTGATTTCAGCCAGGGTTTTGGTGAGTGTCTGCCATTGGTGCAATCAGTTATGGTCTCTCCAGACAACCATCTACACACAGGAGGCGTGGGAACCTATGGTCGATACGAGTATTAAAAAAGTCCAATCAGATCATTCTCCCAAGGGTTCAATGGGGCAGAAATATTTAGCCACCGGCGTTGGATTAGCCATGCGACTATGGGAACAATTGCCTGTTGGGCAAACACAGGAATCTTCATCCAGGGATTACGAGACTATCGGATATGTGATCCACGGTCGTGCTGAGCTGCAGCTGGAAGGTCAAACAATTTTGCTGAATGCGGGAGATTGTTGGGTGGTCCCCAAAGGCGCGAGTCACAGCTATACCATTCTTGAAACATTTACCGCCGTTGAAGCGACCCACCCTCCAGCCCATGTGCATGGTCGCGATGAAATCCCCCCCTCTTGATGGGTCGGCTGTCCCTGCGCCAGGAAACGAGCGTGAGCTATTACTGATTGACACCGGGAAGCTGGTGTTCGGGAGCATGTTCCACCTTCTGGAAAATTTTTAAGGCCTCAGGCATTTGTTCCTGAAGACGTGTAATTCGCGTCTCATGGCTTGGATGGGTGGAAAGAAATTCAGAGGGGGCTCCCTCACTTCCTTGTTGCATTCGTTGCCACACCCGAACCGCTTCTTGAGGATCATATCCAGCTCGGGCGGCCAGAATCAGCCCAATAGAGTCGGCTTCGGATTCGTGCGTTCGACTGTAGGGGAGGAGGATGCCGACTTTTGTTCCCAAACCTAAGGCGGCCATCGTGGCCTGCCCCACAAGAGGGCCCGCACCACTTGCGCCCAGACCCACCGCAGCAGCAGAGAGCCCGGCTTGAGCAAGCACCTCCTGACTCATACGCTCCGAACCATGCCGCGCGAGGGCATGGACGACCTCGTGTCCAAGAATGGCCGCCAGTCCGGCATCGGTTTTCGCTACGGGGAAGATTCCCGTATAGACGGCAATCTTCCCGCCCGGGAGGGCAAAAGCATTCTTGGTCTGGTCATCTTTGATCACGGTGACCTCCCATTTAAAGGCCTTGGCGTCTTCCGCAAATTTGGATTCTTTTGCCGCTTGGATGATCCTTTCCGCCACACGTTGAACCGCTTCTTGTTCCTCAGGAGATTGAGAGAGCTGAACCTTCGGATCGGATAGAATTTGTTGAAAGGCCTGTTCTCCCATCTCTGTGGCCTGGGATTGCGGAACCACGACAAGTTGGGAGCGATCGGTATACGGAACGGTTTCGCACCCTACCGCCATGCCTATCAAAATACACACAATACAGAAATGTTTAACCTGCTGAAGACGAGTATTCCTAACTTGGTTATGCATGGATGTTCTCACTTTTTTCGGAAAAATTTTTCGTTCGTTCCCTCGGTTTTGTTTGAAAATGTAATAAGATGATGACGGTACAGGACAGGAAAATGCAAAAGACAAGTGACTTGTGACTGGTGGAGGAAATGTCCAGATTGTCGACAATCAGTCTCCTTTCCCGAAGCGTGTGATGTGAAGGCAGTTGGGCAACTACTATGATTTCAGAATTCCGGACGGCAGGGATGGTGGCGTATTCAGGTCAGGATGTGTGATCTGTTGGAATGGGGCTTAGGCTGGAAAATGACGAATGGCAAACTCAATACGATCCTGGACCGAGGTGAGACCTTGTGCAGATTGTTCTACCAGGTGCAAGCGGGGAAGAAGTCCGGAGCGATTCGCAATTTGAATATTCAACCCTGGGCGGGCGTTCACCTCCAACAGTAAAGGGCCCTGATCTCTATCCAGGACAATATCAACTCCCAGATATCCCAATTTAAAAATATCGTAACATTGGGACGCCAATGCCAGAAGATTCCTCCAATTGGGAATGACAAGACCCGTGACGGAATTATTCGTATCAGGATGTTCGCCGACGATATCATTCAAAAACACCGCGGTTGAAGTTGTGCCGGTTGCCATATTCACACCAACTCCTAAGGCACCCTGATGCAAGTTGGCTTTTCCATCTGACATCCGGGTGGGCAGGCGAACCATGGCCATGACAGGCACCCCGAGAAGGACAATGATCCGGATGTCCGGAACCCCCTGATAACTAATAGATTCGAATATAGGGTCAAAATTTACGCAATATTCTATGAGGGCAGTATCGGTCGCTCCACCTAGGCTATACATTCCACTTAACACGTTGGAAATATGATGCTGCAGTGTATCCAAGGAGAGGATCACCCCATTGGCTTTTCGATATTTATCCTTAACCAGGCCCTTGATGACCACGATCCCATCGCCTCCGCTTCCATGAGCGGGCTTAATCACAAATTCGGTATGTGTACGTAATAATTTGGGAAGATCGCGGATTTGTCTTTCAATTTCGATTTTTCCGTAAAGTTCTGGAACAGCCATGCCTGCTTGGGAGCAGAGTGTTTTAGTTTGGGCTTTATCGTCGACTAAGGGATAAAACCGGCGTTGATTGAAACCCAGGGTATAAACGGCATTCCGTTTGTTCAGACCCAGAATGCCCTGTTTGGATAAGTTGCGGAATCCCTTGAACATGTTATGAGGATTTCAACAGTCCTTGGAACCGCCGGACCTCAAGTAGGCGGTAACCCGTGTACCGTCCCAAAGCAATGGTACAGGCTAAAAGGACGAGGAGTAATTCAGGAAAGGTAAAAAACATATAATCCATTGTTTCAAGACTCATGAGCAAATAGGTGAGTGAGGCTACCGCCAGGCTTCCTGTTGCCTGCTGAAGAGCTTCACCCGGACCTCGTTCATCCCACACAATCGACATGCGTTCGATTGTCATGGTGACAATGACCATAGGGAATAAGGCTACGGAGAGCCCTCTGACGATTCCCAGGTGATGAGAGAGGATACTTAACATGCCCATCATTAACACCACGACAATGAGGACGGCAGCGAGGCGGGGAACCAAGAGCAGTTTTAAATGTTCCAAATAAAACCGAACCGCTAATCCTAACGCGATGAGCAGTGAAAAAAGAGTGATCCCCCATAGCAATTGAGTTTCTCGAAATGCCAACGCGATGAGAATTGGCATAAACGTCCCAAAGGTTTTTAATCCGACAACATTTCTCAGGAGGACCAGAAGAAACGCGCCAACGGGAATGAGAATAAGGATGTGATAAACGATCTGTTTCTCCACGGGTAGGCTGAAAAGGGAAAATTTCAACCAGCCCGGATTCATGACCTTGCCACGGGCAACCGCAGCTTGTATGGCTTTTTCCTGGTTAGGGCTGGCAGAAAGACGAAATTCAAGTTCCTTCCCTCCATCAATATGGAACAAGGGGGAATCGCCACGCCACCAGGCAAGATAGTTGTCCGGAATACCGGTTGTGATCTCCTCAAGATCGAAGGGGACCCACGTATCCTTGTCAAAAACTTCAATCCATGCCTTCAGGTTAACGGTTCGAGCTTCCCTGCTTAGTTCGATTCCATGAACTACACGGGCAGGTGTGCCGTCTAAGGTGATAATTTGAGCGATGGCTTGTTCCGGAGGTTGTTGGGAGAGGAGAAGGGCTTCATAGGAATCCGGATTGTTTTTGGTAAATCGTCGAATCAGACTTAATGTTAACGAGTTGGTCTCCGCAGACTGTTTCTTGACTTCCGAGAGAAGAGCCATGGCAGCTTGAAGAAAGGCACCTTCAAGATCGGGGAGGTTTCCCTGTAAATCTTTGGGCTGCTGAAGAGCATCCGTAAACTGTTGAAATTCCGTTTCCCAATTCTTCATTTGGCGAATGATGCCGCGATAATAAAGAATCTGGACCCCTTCTGCATGACGTTTCGACCAGGTGACCACCCGGTTCGGTCCTTCTGATTTTTCCGTGACGCCATATTCCTGCCCAATGAAAGATTCTGTGGTGATGATATACGGCAGAATGGATTGCGGGGTAAACATGGACACCTGCACAGGCCCACCTATAGCTTGAAAGCTGATTCGGCTCTCCACGTTCCACACTTCAGATGTACTGTCGGGATTGAGCGGGAACCCCAGCACGAGGACTTTGTACAGAAAAACGGAAAGGCCCAAAAGAGAAAGTAGGAAGATCAGGGATATGAAATGAAGTCGGTTCACTTTGTCGTTTGAGAGGAGCAGTCGGATTTTAAAAGATGGGTGGTGGAAGAATCGACGATAAAATGGTGTGCCAAAAACATTCGCCCAATCAATAATGGATATTTGTAATTACTGCGATCGGCTAGATTCACTTCCGTGGTTTCAACATGTCCTCCCAGACAGAGATTCAATAGCACAACCGGGCGCTCAGAGGATTCCTGCTTGTGTCGTTTGATTTTGACAGTCCGGTGAACCTTGCGTTCGAGAGTGACCTGTGTTCCGTCCTGGCTTGTGAGGTCAAATTTGACCCAACGTTCATCATTTCGGGAAAAAGTGGATAAATTTTCGGCGTGCAAAGAGGCACTCATCGCTCCGGTGTCCAGTTTGGCCTCAAGACGAATTGCATCCGGTAAGAGTATGGCTTCCTCCACCCAGCCAGCGCGTATCGGAGAGTCCTTCGCCATAAGGGGTGTGGCAGGTTGGAAAAGGGCTGCCCAGAAGGTCAATATGAATGCCACGGGGAGTGGTGCCTTCAACAGAAAAACCGTCATGAGCAGAAACCTGCGGCTCAATAGCATGGAAGATTTGGAGAAATCCAAACCTTTATCCTTATTCTCCTGAAATTTGGTTGCAGATACCGGGAATGTTCTAGAAACGAAATTTCCTTGGTAAACACCAGGGTGTTTGAAATGCATTTGGGGCTGAATTTCCGCATAAGATATCACAATGTCATATGGAAATATAGTTTGATCTAGGAAAAGGCCATGGAGTGAAGGCAAAGAAATGAAGGGTTTTCCGACATAAATCCTTCCGAGTCCCCTCTTTGATAAAGGCAAAGGGAAGGTTGTTTCTGCGCTGTTTTGAATACTTGATCCGGTGGTGTTTGCCTGATAACCCACAGAACTTGCCCACCGACACTCTACTTCCAAAGGAGAGGAATTCCAAGCCTATGCCCATTCAAAAAAGACTACGAGTGGAAGTGCCCATGAAAAATCCCGAAGAACCGATATGAATAACTGGTTGAGGCAGATGAGTAGTTCCATGCGCTTATAGAATATGGATGCGGCCTCGATTGTCATCCCTTATCACTGTTTCAGGCTGCACGATGAGTACCGCTTCACCGCCCGATTAGATCAAGGGCTGTTTGCAGATTTTCCAGGGAATAGGGCTTTACCAGAGTGGTGGTCGCTCCGAGGGAGTACGCATGGTCAATCACATTCCGATCAGAATGCGTCGTCGTGAAAATAATGGGAATAGTTGCGAGATCATATGTCGTTCTTAAGGTGTGGATGAATTGAAAGCCATTCATTTCCGGCATCCGATAATCACAAATCACAAGATCAAATCCTGAGGAGCGCAATATGCAAAGACCTTCGTGACCACCAGCCACCTCATGACACACACATCCTAAGGAGGATAGTCTGGTTGTTAAAATTTCACGATGATCCGGATTGCCCTCCACGATTAAAATTCTCATTTTAAGTAGCCTTTGAGTTATGTGGGGCTTGTCGATTCATTACCCCTCTCCGTCAGTCGAGGGGAGTGTCAATTCTGACAGCACCTTTCTTCTTCGGCCTCGACTGCTCATGATAGAAGTGTATGGTCTCTTTCTTCATTATCACTATTTTCATGTGAATTGCCATGAACAACACAACGGAAGGAATTTTGATTTTCGTCCTTAAGTGGTTGACGGCTGTACGCGACATGGTCTTCTCATGAGCCATTCTGACCTATGGCATTGGCACTCGTGGGGGTGTTGCAGTCGTCCGTCCCTCAACAGGGAAGAACCCGGACAAGGAGATTCCGGTGTGACAGCCTGAGTCGAATGGAGCAAACCTTATACATTTGATTTTTTCTGATTCCCGATTTGTCCATTGGTCGGTTTACGACGATCATGCTACTCATAGGGAACAAGACGGCAATTGAGAATCTGGTATGAAGGATTCAACGTTTGATGTTGGACACTCAACAGTTTTTCAATTGAAAATTACATTCACTTCGCGAGGAGGTGTGCGATGAAAAGATTTTTAACTGTGTGTATGGCAACCGCGTTCATTTTGGGTACGACAACCCTGGGAATGGCCGGACAGGGAATGAAGGACGTTTCCGCTGAGGAAAATGTCCCTGAAAACATTCAACGAAGCACGCCATCCGCTGAGCCCTCACTTGGCGAGGGCAGTGGGCCTGGAAGCCGGTCGGATCAATTGACCGAAATGGAAGATGTGGATGCTAAGAATCCTAATCTGTCCAAGAAGGAAGGGAAGGCCGCACAGGCCGCTAAGGAACTGCAGGACAAGGGTCCTCACGCTCCAATTTCCAGTCAGAGTTCATCCCAGAAAAGTCACTGATGCACTGAGGTGAATTGCAGCGTGTCGCCGTGATGAGTTGGCCGTCAATGTGGGTAACCGGATTGACGGCCAATTCCTCGGTATCACAACCTAACTCAATTCGTGAATGTAGGTGCGATGTGCGGAAAGCTGGTGTCAATGGTCGTCTGGACAGGATAAAAAGAATACTGACTTAATTAAGAAGAGGACATGACATGTTAAGAGATCTCAATAAAATGAAGAACTGCGTGCTCCAGGGTACAGATGGAATTATCGGTACTGTAGCAGACGTCTATGCCAATGATCAGACATGGAAAATACATTATCTCGCTGCTGACACCGGGAATTGGTTGCAAGGCCGACATGTGTTGATTTCTACCCAGAGTTTCGTGCATCCCCATGAAGACATTGGGTCGTTCCGGGCTTTAGTCAGTAAAGCTCAAGTTGAGGGCGCGCCCCCGTTTGAAATAGAAAAACCATTTTCGTGGGAGAAGGAACGGGAAATTTGCAACTATTATCGATGGAGCACGTATTTTCCAATTGATGAGAGGGAATTATCGGTGTTTCCCGGCATCCTGACCAGCGCGAACGGGCTTAAGGATTTTTCCCTTCAGGCGACGGATGGGGAAATCGGAAAGATTATCAATTTTCTCATTGATGATGCCAACTGGACCGTCCGCTATATGGTTGTGGATACCTCCAAATGGTTGGCCGGCCGAAAGGTGTTAATCAGTCCAATGTGGAATAAATCCATAAACTGGGCAGAGAGAACAATGGTTGTGGATCTCAATCAGGATCAGATTGAAAAATCTCCTGAGTATGATCCCACGGCACCCATTGAACGAGTGTATGAAATAAACCTATATAAGCATTACGGTAAACCACATTACTGGTAGAGATTTCAAGTGAAACGCATGCCAGGATGATGGAGGGAATGGAGGAACATTCTGCTAGAGACGCCTAATCTTGTTTTCCCATGCGGTGATAATGGACCGTCATCAAAACAAAGGAATTTTCTCCAGACGTATTCTTGAGTACCTTTACGTGGGATCCGGGAACAGGGTTTTGTCGCTCCGATGGTTGTCTTGAAAAGAGGTTCATAAAGGCCGTATGTTTGAGCATTTGGTCATTTTTGGAGCGACAGGGGACGTCTCGAAGCGCTTTGTTTTTCCTGCCTTAGCTCAGGTGTTCGCCAACCGGGGTCTTCCCACAGAATATGGAATCACGGGCGTTGGTCGGCGGAATTGGAATACGCCTCAGTTCCAAGAATATGTGTCCGGTTTACTTGCCAACCATCATACTCCACCCCCTCTGAGATCCCGGGAAGGATTTTTGGAATCTTTGGAGTATGTCCGTGTAGAAGATCTTGGTGAGACTCGACAGATTCAGTCGATCTTTCGTAAACAGGCAGGATCGACACTTCTATATTTGGGGTTACCTCCCCAGATGTTTCCTCCCGTTTTGGAGTCCCTCGGACGGGTGAATTTACCACCGGAATCCCGAATCATTATTGAAAAACCGTTCGGGTTAAGCTATTCCCAATCAAAAGAATTAAACCGGCTTGTGCATCAAACATTTCCTGAAGAGTGCATCTATCGCATGGACCACTTTTTAGGTATGCCGATTGTGCACACCATTTTGGGACTTCGATTTGCCAATCCCGTCTTTATGCCCATTTGGAACCGGCATTCCATCAAAAAAATCGAGGTGATCTGGGATGAGACCTTGACGGTGGAAGGGCGTGCGGACTTCTACGATCGCGCCGGAGCCTTGAAGGATATGATTCAAAATCACCTCCTCCAGTTGTTGGCCGTTCTGGCTCATGAGCCATTGGAAACCATGTGGTCTCCTGATTTTCGGGACAAGAGACTGGAATTGTTCAAGTCCGTGAGAAAACTGTCAAGGGCTGAGGTTCGAGCACAGACCGTACGAGCTCGTTACCGGTCAGGGGAGATAGGTGGTGTGCGGGTTCCCGGTTATGAAAAAAGCGAAGGTGTGGATCCCGAACGAAACACTGAAACGTTTGCTCAGGTGATCCTATGGGTCGACAATGAACGCTGGCAAGGCGTGCCTTTTGTGTTACGGTCCGGAAAAGCGTTAAGTCGAGATCGAAAAGAAATTCGAGTGCATCTTACACCTGGGCAGAACAAGACGGAATTCCCCCTTTCAGAGGAGGGCGGGAACATTTTACGATTGAATCTCGCGAGTGAAGAAGTCCATCTTGGGATATTTACTATCCAGGAAGCCGGTGGGGTCAGACCGGCACCAATGAGGGTGGACGATCCCATTTCTCCTGAACATCTTTCCCCCTATGAACGGTTGTTCCTCGAAGCCATGACCGGCCAAACACGACTTTTTGTGCGGGATGATGAGGTCGAAGAGATGTGGGAAATTATTCAACCCATTGCCGATGCCTGGGCAGAAAACGTGGTTCCCTTACAGGAGTACCCGGCAGGGTCCAACGGTCCACCTTTGGAGGAAACCGGAGGGGTGACAGAGTCCCGCCAAACACGTACGACAGCGGAGACTCCTGGGAGCGAGCCATTCCCATCCTATCATTAGGATCCCATGTGATCGGGTTTTGATGGTGTGGGCGTGACACGTTTTTTAACTAACGGCATGAACCGAAACGTTAAAAAGTTCAAAACGCTTAACACAATGGCAATTTCGTAACGATCCCATGCCACGGCCATTCCGATGGCTCCGGTGTTCCAAATGCTTGCCGCGGTTGCGGTTCCGGCGACATTCCCTCTGTCTTTGAGAATAGCCCCACCGCCAATAAATCCGATTCCGGTTAGGATGCCGTAAATCACACGAGCTTCGGCATCGGTAGAACTCAGAACATGGATACCCGTCAACATGTAGGCGCATGACCCGAGGGCCACCAGCGGAAACGTGCGGAGCCCGGCCCCGTGCGACTCCTGTTCGCGATCCCATCCTAATGGGACAGCCAAAAGAAACGCGATAATAAGATGGTAAAAATGTGACCAAACCTGATGCCAGTTCAGGGCGATTAATACATCCATTATGAGTCTTTCCTTGATAAGGCGGGGGACGTTGGAGTGGTGATAACCGTCCGGAAAAAAGCGTCAGGTATCATGCGGCACATCCTGGTCTTTCCGGTGGCGGGTGATCAACGTTTCCAAGGGTTCTTTAAATGTTAACGTGCGATAGGGGAACGGGATTTCAATTCCGGCGGAATCTAATGCCTGCTTCACGGCAGCCACAACCTTGTCCTTTGATTTTCTGATGTCCACTGGGCGGGATCCCGTCCACCAGGTCACCTCAAAGTCAATGCTACTTGCCCCAAATCCCTGGGCAAAGATTTGTATGTCTTTCTCTTGATTGACCGTGTCTAATCCTTCCAACGCCTGCCGGATCACATCACGTCCGGCATTGACATCCTCTCCATAGGCGATGCCACACATAATGGTGACCCGGCGCAGGTCCCGGTCGGTCCGCACCGTGACAGGATTTTTAAACAGCACGCTGTTGGGAATAACCACTCGTTGGCCGTCCGTTTGACGGATATGGGTATCTCGAATGGTGATTTCTTCCACAAACCCCTCCAATCCTTCGCATTCAATGACATCCCCTAATTGAAACGGCTCGCGAAGCAGGATCAAAATACCGGCCAGAAAATTTTCAAAAATATCCTTGAAGGCAAATCCAATGGCAATGGAGCCCAGTCCCAATCCGGTGAGAATTTTTCCCGGTGTTAAGCTGGGAAAGATAATGATGGCCGCAATCAATATTCCGACTATCCAAATGCCGATGAACACAAGTTTGCGTAATAATTCTGATAGAGATTCCCGTATACCAAAACGAGAAAAAATCCGCCTCAATAGGGTCTCCAGAGCCTTGGTGCTCAACCAGGTCAACCCAAGGATCACGATGGCTGAAATCACATTCGGAAGGTGAGCCAATGCCTGGCTTCCCATTTCCCGAAGACTGTTCAGTATAATGTTGAGGGGTTCCATGCGTTTATCCGGCAACAATCAGGTCAGACCTGACGAGTGAGGGTTAATAATCTTCCCATGCACTTCCGTAATATCTCCCGACTTCAGGCGGGGAATAACTAACTCCTTCGCCAGGATCTTCAAACAGGCCGCAAGGGGGATGGCCAGAATGAGGCCTAACACTCCCCCTAGCGCTCCGCCGATTAAGACGACGAGCAGAATCGTTGCGGCACTGAGGTCGGTGGACTGACTTTGAATCCAGGGCGTGAGCACCCAACCCTCAATGAATTGAACACCCAGATAGACTGCGCTGGGCCAGACGAGGACTTGCATCCAATAATCGTCGATAGAGGAAGGCCCCATGGACATATCCAAATATTTCAACAGTAGAGCAATAGGCCACATCAAGGTGGCGGCATAGGGAATCAGGCTCAGAACGCCTGCGCAAAATCCCAAAAGAACCCAATAGGGCATTTCTACTAGGAACCAGCCTCCTCCAAACATCACGCTCATTATCAAAGCAATGAGCAATCGTCCTCTGAAAAATTCTCCAATAGCCGCGTCCATTTCTGTCAGCAGTTTTTCCCAGCGGGCATCGCCTTGAGATTCGACCAAACTCCAAAAAGTTTGCTGAATGGAGGGAAAACTCCAGGCAAAAAAGAAAAAGTAAATGACGATTAATGAAAGGGAAAAAAGAAAAGAACCCAGTGTCCCGATAATGATATTCGTAAAATAAAATACCTGCCCGGTTCCCGAGAAAAAAGTTTTCAGCGTGGCGAAGGGATTACTCTTAATATTGGTGGAAACTTCGTAAAGCCTGCGGGAAATGTCTTCGAGGTCCACCTCATACCGGTGAGCCAAAATGGAAAGATATGTCGGGACTTTTTCAAAGAAATTTCGCAGTTGATCGACAAGAAGTGGTCCTATCCACAGGACGAGGCCACTGAACAGCACGCACATGATCATGGCCATGAAGGCCACGGCGACCCATCGCGGCAACCTCCAGGCCTGTTCCACGTAATCCAGAGTTGGGTCAGCCAGGTAGGCCAAACCCAGACCAATTAAAACCGGTACAAGAATGGCCTGTAATTGCAAACATAACCAGAGGAACCACACAACCACCCCGAGTATACACAATTCACGAACGGCCACGACTTCCCAGAGATGGAGGTTCCTGGAAAGTTTTCTTCTGGTTGTGGAGGGAGCCGGCAATGGCATACATGATGTCCAATACGAATGTCCTGGCAATTATTTACCATTCTCATCTCTACCAAAGTTCAGGATGCTCCTACATGGATAAAACCTCGCGGACCCTTCGTAACTTGTCTATTTGAATGAACAACGTCAGGAGACATCATGGGGAATCAGGAAGAGATGAGTCGACAAAAATTTTTCATTAAAAGATTTTCCATTGAGTGCATGCTCCTTTGAAGGAAGGAGTAAGTGGCCGGAGATGGCATTGGATTTTTTAACGTGCCGGATGGAGGACAGAATGGTCGGGACATGGGCGGTCAGTCTCACTAAAGCAGGTAGCCATTCTTTACAGGGAACCAAAAAACGTTCACCTGTGACACCTCCGCCTGAACCTGAAAAAAAATCTCCGCCCATCGGTCCTCCTAAGCGGGATCCGAAGCCGGAGCCGATTCACGATCCACCCATGCCGCCATCGCCGGGATCCGATCCTGACGATGAACCTCTCCCAATTGGTGACCCGCCTGATACGTCGGATCAGCCTATTCGTATGAAACTCACGGCAGGCGGCTTCCTTGCTGGACGGCCGTTGAGTTATTCCCTAAACAGGGAGGGGTTCACTGGCATGCACACACGTGATCCCATAATCTGTGATCCTCTTCAACCTCGTGAAAGGAGGTTTCTATGACGATATTAAAATGGGCCGCCATTTTCTTTGTCATTGCGCTCATCGCGGGCGGGTTTGGTTTCTCAGGAATTGCGGAGGGAGCGGCCGATATTGCCCAAGTATTATTTTATATTTTTCTCGTACTGTGCGTGGTGATGGTCCTCATCGGTGTGTTTGTGGCCAAAAAAATTACATAATGTCCTCCTGGGGACAATGATTAGCATGACCGGCCAACAGCTCTATCTCACAAGCTGGCGGGAGGCGCGAACAT
This region includes:
- a CDS encoding response regulator yields the protein MRILIVEGNPDHREILTTRLSSLGCVCHEVAGGHEGLCILRSSGFDLVICDYRMPEMNGFQFIHTLRTTYDLATIPIIFTTTHSDRNVIDHAYSLGATTTLVKPYSLENLQTALDLIGR
- a CDS encoding PRC-barrel domain-containing protein is translated as MLRDLNKMKNCVLQGTDGIIGTVADVYANDQTWKIHYLAADTGNWLQGRHVLISTQSFVHPHEDIGSFRALVSKAQVEGAPPFEIEKPFSWEKEREICNYYRWSTYFPIDERELSVFPGILTSANGLKDFSLQATDGEIGKIINFLIDDANWTVRYMVVDTSKWLAGRKVLISPMWNKSINWAERTMVVDLNQDQIEKSPEYDPTAPIERVYEINLYKHYGKPHYW
- a CDS encoding glucose-6-phosphate dehydrogenase, encoding MFEHLVIFGATGDVSKRFVFPALAQVFANRGLPTEYGITGVGRRNWNTPQFQEYVSGLLANHHTPPPLRSREGFLESLEYVRVEDLGETRQIQSIFRKQAGSTLLYLGLPPQMFPPVLESLGRVNLPPESRIIIEKPFGLSYSQSKELNRLVHQTFPEECIYRMDHFLGMPIVHTILGLRFANPVFMPIWNRHSIKKIEVIWDETLTVEGRADFYDRAGALKDMIQNHLLQLLAVLAHEPLETMWSPDFRDKRLELFKSVRKLSRAEVRAQTVRARYRSGEIGGVRVPGYEKSEGVDPERNTETFAQVILWVDNERWQGVPFVLRSGKALSRDRKEIRVHLTPGQNKTEFPLSEEGGNILRLNLASEEVHLGIFTIQEAGGVRPAPMRVDDPISPEHLSPYERLFLEAMTGQTRLFVRDDEVEEMWEIIQPIADAWAENVVPLQEYPAGSNGPPLEETGGVTESRQTRTTAETPGSEPFPSYH
- a CDS encoding MgtC/SapB family protein → MDVLIALNWHQVWSHFYHLIIAFLLAVPLGWDREQESHGAGLRTFPLVALGSCAYMLTGIHVLSSTDAEARVIYGILTGIGFIGGGAILKDRGNVAGTATAASIWNTGAIGMAVAWDRYEIAIVLSVLNFLTFRFMPLVKKRVTPTPSKPDHMGS
- a CDS encoding mechanosensitive ion channel family protein gives rise to the protein MEPLNIILNSLREMGSQALAHLPNVISAIVILGLTWLSTKALETLLRRIFSRFGIRESLSELLRKLVFIGIWIVGILIAAIIIFPSLTPGKILTGLGLGSIAIGFAFKDIFENFLAGILILLREPFQLGDVIECEGLEGFVEEITIRDTHIRQTDGQRVVIPNSVLFKNPVTVRTDRDLRRVTIMCGIAYGEDVNAGRDVIRQALEGLDTVNQEKDIQIFAQGFGASSIDFEVTWWTGSRPVDIRKSKDKVVAAVKQALDSAGIEIPFPYRTLTFKEPLETLITRHRKDQDVPHDT
- a CDS encoding AI-2E family transporter; translation: MPLPAPSTTRRKLSRNLHLWEVVAVRELCILGVVVWFLWLCLQLQAILVPVLIGLGLAYLADPTLDYVEQAWRLPRWVAVAFMAMIMCVLFSGLVLWIGPLLVDQLRNFFEKVPTYLSILAHRYEVDLEDISRRLYEVSTNIKSNPFATLKTFFSGTGQVFYFTNIIIGTLGSFLFSLSLIVIYFFFFAWSFPSIQQTFWSLVESQGDARWEKLLTEMDAAIGEFFRGRLLIALIMSVMFGGGWFLVEMPYWVLLGFCAGVLSLIPYAATLMWPIALLLKYLDMSMGPSSIDDYWMQVLVWPSAVYLGVQFIEGWVLTPWIQSQSTDLSAATILLVVLIGGALGGVLGLILAIPLAACLKILAKELVIPRLKSGDITEVHGKIINPHSSGLT
- a CDS encoding DUF1328 domain-containing protein, whose amino-acid sequence is MTILKWAAIFFVIALIAGGFGFSGIAEGAADIAQVLFYIFLVLCVVMVLIGVFVAKKIT